The window CAGCGTCTAATAGTTTAGAAAATGGAGGTGAGACATTGAAATCGTCAGAAAGTGAACAATTTATTCATGAGTTATATGAGCAGTATAGTGAACAATTGTATCGCTATGCTTTGCTACGAACCGGTAATAAAGAAGAAGCAAAGGATATTATTCAGGATACCTATTACAAGGCTTATCGAGGACTTCAATCATTTAATGGATTAGCTCAGTATAAGACTTGGTTGTACTCGATTACTCGTAATACGATCAATGATTATTTACGAAAGAAGCAAAGAAGCGATCTTTTAAGATTTCGTGTAGGCACGGGTGATACTCCGGATTATTTGTTACCTGATGAATTACTTTCTCTTAAAGAAGATACAAAGGTTTTGTATTTAGCGTTATCACGACTTAAGAAGAATCACCAAGAGGTTATTATTTTACGAAAAATCAAGGAGTTTTCAACGAAGGAAACTAGTGAAATATTAGGATGCTCGGAAGCTAAGGTAAAGTCTA of the Bacillus mesophilus genome contains:
- a CDS encoding RNA polymerase sigma factor yields the protein MKSSESEQFIHELYEQYSEQLYRYALLRTGNKEEAKDIIQDTYYKAYRGLQSFNGLAQYKTWLYSITRNTINDYLRKKQRSDLLRFRVGTGDTPDYLLPDELLSLKEDTKVLYLALSRLKKNHQEVIILRKIKEFSTKETSEILGCSEAKVKSSLLRGLQALKLEISKEGLGYEFKESEQAF